From the genome of Malus domestica chromosome 04, GDT2T_hap1, one region includes:
- the LOC103434132 gene encoding protein HASTY 1 isoform X2, translated as MEESSNSNTAASRVAQAIAVALDWSSTPDARKAAVAFLESIKTGDVRILANAAFLLVKKDWSSEIRLHAFKMLQHLVRLRWEELSPTERRNFANITVDLMSDIASPSEEWALKSQTAALTAEMVRREGLNLWQELFPTLVSLSSKGPIQAELVSMMLRWLPEDITVHNEDLEGDRRRLLLRGLTQSLPEILPLLYTLLERHFGAALSEAGKQEFDLAKQHAATVTATLNAVNAYSEWAPLPDLAKSGIIHGCGFLLSSPDFRLHACEFFKLVSQRKRPIDDTSAPEFDSAISNIFQILMNVSKEFLYISSSGTGVIDESNIEFVEYICESMVSLGSTNLQCIAGDSIVLPLYVQQMLGFFQHFKLALHFQSLNFWLALMRDLMSKPKAVAHSAGDGSDPVDFEKRKILSFLNDEICSAILDVSFQHMLKREKVIHGTTFSLGQLELWSDDVEDKGTFGQYRSKLLELIKLVALYKPLIAGSKVSERIDTIIKSLLLSPMPAQDLAVMESMQLALENVVSTIFDGSNEIAGGHSEVQLGLCRIFEGLLQQLLSLKWTEPALVEVLGHYLDAMGSFLKYFPDAVGSVINKLFELLNSLPFVVKDPSTSSARYARLQICTSFIRIAKTADTSVLPHMKGIADTMAYMKREGSLLRGEHNLLGEAFLVMASAAGIQQQQEVLAWLLEPLSQQWTQIEWQNNYLSEPLGLVRLCSETPVMWSVFHTITFFEKALKRSGTRKAQSNLQHNSTESSMPLHPMASHLSWMLPPLPKLFRVLHSLWSPSVFQILPGEIKAAMTMSDVEKFSLLGEGNPKLLKGTIAFANGSHISTSKEGYVESNESDIRNWLKGIRDSGYNVLGLATTIGDSFYKCLDSQSVALALVENIHSMEFRHIRLLVHSVLIPLVKFCPVDLWEAWLEKLLLPLFQHSQQALSCSWSGLLHEGRAKVPDAHAIIAGSDLKVEVMEEKLLRDLTREICSLLSVIASPQLNTGLPSLEHSGHVHRVDVSSLKELDAFASSSMVGFLLKHKGLALPALQICLEAFTWTDGEAMTKVSSFCSSLIGLAVSTNSVELLQFVSKDLFSAIIQGLALESNAFISADLIGHCRDIYIHLCDRDPTPRQILLSLPCIKQHDLLAFEEALTKTSSPKEQKQHMKSLLVLATGNKLKALAVQKSVNVITNVSTRPRSTANTKETRVDDGETVGLAAIL; from the exons ATGGAAGAGAGCAGCAACAGCAACACAGCGGCTAGCAGGGTCGCCCAAGCCATTGCCGTAGCTCTCGACTGGAGCTCCACTCCCGACGCCCGCAAAGCAGCCGTTGCTTTCCTCGAATCG ATCAAGACCGGAGATGTGCGGATTTTGGCAAACGCTGCGTTTCTTCTAGTGAAGAAGGATTGGTCTTCTGAAATTCGGTTGCATGCATTTAAGATGTTACAG CATTTGGTCCGATTGCGGTGGGAAGAACTAAGCCCTACAGAGCGTAGAAACTTTGCAAATATCACAGTCGATTTAATGTCTGATATTGCAAGTCCTAGTGAGGAGTGGGCTTTAAAAAGTCAGACAGCAGCCCTTACTGCCGAG ATGGTTAGAAGAGAAGGACTAAATCTATGGCAAGAATTGTTTCCAACTTTGGTTTCATTATCCTCCAAGGGTCCTATTCAA GCTGAGTTGGTCTCCATGATGCTAAGGTGGCTTCCTGAAGATATTACTGTTCACAATGAAGACTTGGAAG GAGATCGGAGAAGGCTTTTGCTGCGTGGGCTGACCCAATCTTTACCTGAAATTTTGCCTTTATTATACACT TTACTAGAGAGGCACTTTGGAGCCGCATTGAGTGAAGCAGGAAAACAAGAATTTGACCTTGCAAAACAACATGCTGCGACAGTAACAGCTACTTTGAATGCTGTTAATGCATATTCTGAATGGGCTCCATTGCCTGATCTTGCTAAATCTGGTATAATTCATGG GTGTGGTTTCTTACTTTCTTCACCTGACTTTCGTCTTCATGCTTGTGAGTTTTTCAAACTTGTTTCCCAAAG GAAGAGACCTATTGATGATACCTCTGCTCCCGAATTTGATTCTGCAATCAGTAATATCTTTCAAATATTGATGAATGTCTCCAAAGAATTTTTGTACATATCTAGCTCCGGTACTGGGGTAATTGATGAAAGCAATATTGAGTTTGTGGAATATATATGTGAAAGTATGGTGTCTTTGGGTTCCACAAACTTGCAATGTATTGCTGGTGATAGCATTGTGCTACCACTTTATGTACAACAG ATGCTGGGGTTTTTCCAACATTTTAAGCTAGCTCTTCATTTTCAATCTCTCAACTTTTGGCTG GCGCTAATGAGAGACTTGATGTCAAAGCCAAAGGCTGTTGCTCACTCAGCTGGAGATGGTTCTGATCCGGTCGATTTTGAAAAGAGAAAAATCTTAAGTTTTTTGAATGATGAAATATGTAGTGCAATTCTGGATGTATCTTTCCAACACATGCTCAAGAGAGAAAAAGTAATTCACGGAACAACATTTTCTTTGGGGCAGTTGGAATTATGGAGTGATGATGTTGAGGACAAGGGGACTTTTGGCCAGTATCGTTCAAAGTTG TTAGAACTGATCAAGTTGGTTGCCTTATACAAGCCTCTTATAGCCGGTTCTAAAGTTTCTGAAAGAATTGATACAATCATCAAAAGCCTCTTGCTTTCTCCAATGCCTGCTCAG GACTTAGCTGTGATGGAAAGCATGCAGTTGGCTTTAGAAAATGTTGTAAGCACTATTTTCGATGGATCAAATGAAATTGCCGGGGGTCATTCTGAAGTTCAACTTGGACTATGCAGAatatttgaag GTTTGCTTCAGCAACTTCTTTCTTTGAAATGGACTGAGCCAGCTCTTGTGGAAGTACTTGGGCACTACTTGGATGCAATGGGTTCATTTTTGAAGTATTTTCCGGATGCCGTGGGCAGTGTCATTAATAAATTATTTGAGCTCCTAAATTCGCTCCCTTTTGTTGTTAAG GATCCATCTACAAGTAGTGCACGGTATGCAAGGCTGCAAATCTGTACATCGTTTATTCGTATCGCCAAAACTGCTGACACAAGTGTTCTGCCTCACATGAAG GGTATAGCCGACACCATGGCGTATATGAAAAGAGAAGGTTCTTTACTTCGTGGTGAACACAATCTCTTAGGTGAAGCGTTTCTTGTCATGGCTTCTGCTGCTGG AATTCAGCAGCAGCAAGAAGTTCTGGCCTGGTTACTAGAACCTTTAAGCCAGCAATGGACGCAGATTGAGTGGCAAAATAATTATCTATCTGAACCACTTGGTCTTGTTCGCTTGTGCTCCGAGACCCCAGTTATGTGGTCAGTTTTCCACACTATCACATTCTTTGAGAAGGCACTTAAGAGAAGTGGAACCAGAAAAGCCCAGTCAAATCTACAACACAATTCAACAGAAAGTTCTATGCCCTTGCACCCAATGGCTTCTCATCTATCATGGATGCTGCCACCTCTTCCAAAA CTGTTTCGTGTCTTACATTCCCTTTGGTCTCCGTCTGTATTCCAAATATTACCTGGAGAGATTAAAGCTGCAATGACCATGAGTGATGTTGAGAAATTCAGTCTTCTTGGTGAAGGAAACCCTAAATTGCTAAAGGGTACCATAGCCTTTGCCAATGGATCCCATATCAGCACAAGTAAGGAAGGATATGTGGAGTCAAATGAATCAGACATACGAAATTGGTTGAAAGGTATCAGAGACAGTGG GTACAATGTATTGGGCCTGGCAACCACTATTGGGGACTCATTTTACAAATGTCTGGATAGTCAATCTGTTGCTCTAGCTCTAGTGGAGAATATACATTCAATGGAATTCAGGCATATCCGGCTGCTTGTTCATTCAGTTTTGATTCCTTTGGTTAAATTTTGTCCTGTGGATTTGTGGGAGGCATGGTTGGAAAAGCTCTTGCTCCCATTATttcaacactcccaacaggctCTCAGTTGCTCATGGTCCGGTCTTCTACATGAAGGGAGAGCAAAGGTCCCAGATGCCCATGCCATAATAGCTGGGTCGGACTTAAAAGTGGAAGTAATGGAAGAAAAGCTACTTAGGGATCTAACACGGGAGATTTGTTCACTCCTCTCTGTTATAGCTTCGCCGCAGCTAAATACTGGGCTTCCTTCCTTGGAGCACTCTGGGCATGTTCATCGTGTTGACGTATCTTCCCTCAAAGAATTGGATGCATTCGCATCAAGCTCCATGGTTGG TTTCCTTTTGAAGCACAAAGGCCTTGCCCTTCCAGCGCTGCAGATATGTTTAGAAGCTTTTACATGGACAGATGGTGAAGCCATGACAAAAGTTTCTTCCTTCTGTTCTTCTTTGATTGGTTTAGCGGTATCGACAAATAGTGTGGAGCTCCTACAATTTGTTTCTAAGGATCTATTTTCTGCAATTATCCAAGGTTTAGCCCTTGAGTCAAATGCTTTCATCAGTGCCGATTTGATTGGTCACTGTCGTGATATATACATACATCTTTGCGATAGAGATCCAACTCCTAGGCAG ATTCTGCTCTCGCTCCCATGTATCAAACAACATGATTTGCTTGCGTTTGAAGAAGCTTTGACGAAGACATCCAGTCCCAAAGAACAAAAGCAACATATGAAAAGCTTGCTTGTCTTAGCTACTGGAAACAAGTTAAAGGCGCTTGCTGTTCAGAAAAGCGTCAATGTCATAACGAATGTATCAA CGAGGCCTCGCAGCACGGCCAACACCAAAGAAACCAGAGTGGACGATGGAGAGACTGTTGGGCTGGCAGCCATATTGTGA
- the LOC103434132 gene encoding protein HASTY 1 isoform X1, translating into MEESSNSNTAASRVAQAIAVALDWSSTPDARKAAVAFLESIKTGDVRILANAAFLLVKKDWSSEIRLHAFKMLQHLVRLRWEELSPTERRNFANITVDLMSDIASPSEEWALKSQTAALTAEMVRREGLNLWQELFPTLVSLSSKGPIQAELVSMMLRWLPEDITVHNEDLEGDRRRLLLRGLTQSLPEILPLLYTLLERHFGAALSEAGKQEFDLAKQHAATVTATLNAVNAYSEWAPLPDLAKSGIIHGCGFLLSSPDFRLHACEFFKLVSQRKRPIDDTSAPEFDSAISNIFQILMNVSKEFLYISSSGTGVIDESNIEFVEYICESMVSLGSTNLQCIAGDSIVLPLYVQQMLGFFQHFKLALHFQSLNFWLALMRDLMSKPKAVAHSAGDGSDPVDFEKRKILSFLNDEICSAILDVSFQHMLKREKVIHGTTFSLGQLELWSDDVEDKGTFGQYRSKLLELIKLVALYKPLIAGSKVSERIDTIIKSLLLSPMPAQDLAVMESMQLALENVVSTIFDGSNEIAGGHSEVQLGLCRIFEGLLQQLLSLKWTEPALVEVLGHYLDAMGSFLKYFPDAVGSVINKLFELLNSLPFVVKQDPSTSSARYARLQICTSFIRIAKTADTSVLPHMKGIADTMAYMKREGSLLRGEHNLLGEAFLVMASAAGIQQQQEVLAWLLEPLSQQWTQIEWQNNYLSEPLGLVRLCSETPVMWSVFHTITFFEKALKRSGTRKAQSNLQHNSTESSMPLHPMASHLSWMLPPLPKLFRVLHSLWSPSVFQILPGEIKAAMTMSDVEKFSLLGEGNPKLLKGTIAFANGSHISTSKEGYVESNESDIRNWLKGIRDSGYNVLGLATTIGDSFYKCLDSQSVALALVENIHSMEFRHIRLLVHSVLIPLVKFCPVDLWEAWLEKLLLPLFQHSQQALSCSWSGLLHEGRAKVPDAHAIIAGSDLKVEVMEEKLLRDLTREICSLLSVIASPQLNTGLPSLEHSGHVHRVDVSSLKELDAFASSSMVGFLLKHKGLALPALQICLEAFTWTDGEAMTKVSSFCSSLIGLAVSTNSVELLQFVSKDLFSAIIQGLALESNAFISADLIGHCRDIYIHLCDRDPTPRQILLSLPCIKQHDLLAFEEALTKTSSPKEQKQHMKSLLVLATGNKLKALAVQKSVNVITNVSTRPRSTANTKETRVDDGETVGLAAIL; encoded by the exons ATGGAAGAGAGCAGCAACAGCAACACAGCGGCTAGCAGGGTCGCCCAAGCCATTGCCGTAGCTCTCGACTGGAGCTCCACTCCCGACGCCCGCAAAGCAGCCGTTGCTTTCCTCGAATCG ATCAAGACCGGAGATGTGCGGATTTTGGCAAACGCTGCGTTTCTTCTAGTGAAGAAGGATTGGTCTTCTGAAATTCGGTTGCATGCATTTAAGATGTTACAG CATTTGGTCCGATTGCGGTGGGAAGAACTAAGCCCTACAGAGCGTAGAAACTTTGCAAATATCACAGTCGATTTAATGTCTGATATTGCAAGTCCTAGTGAGGAGTGGGCTTTAAAAAGTCAGACAGCAGCCCTTACTGCCGAG ATGGTTAGAAGAGAAGGACTAAATCTATGGCAAGAATTGTTTCCAACTTTGGTTTCATTATCCTCCAAGGGTCCTATTCAA GCTGAGTTGGTCTCCATGATGCTAAGGTGGCTTCCTGAAGATATTACTGTTCACAATGAAGACTTGGAAG GAGATCGGAGAAGGCTTTTGCTGCGTGGGCTGACCCAATCTTTACCTGAAATTTTGCCTTTATTATACACT TTACTAGAGAGGCACTTTGGAGCCGCATTGAGTGAAGCAGGAAAACAAGAATTTGACCTTGCAAAACAACATGCTGCGACAGTAACAGCTACTTTGAATGCTGTTAATGCATATTCTGAATGGGCTCCATTGCCTGATCTTGCTAAATCTGGTATAATTCATGG GTGTGGTTTCTTACTTTCTTCACCTGACTTTCGTCTTCATGCTTGTGAGTTTTTCAAACTTGTTTCCCAAAG GAAGAGACCTATTGATGATACCTCTGCTCCCGAATTTGATTCTGCAATCAGTAATATCTTTCAAATATTGATGAATGTCTCCAAAGAATTTTTGTACATATCTAGCTCCGGTACTGGGGTAATTGATGAAAGCAATATTGAGTTTGTGGAATATATATGTGAAAGTATGGTGTCTTTGGGTTCCACAAACTTGCAATGTATTGCTGGTGATAGCATTGTGCTACCACTTTATGTACAACAG ATGCTGGGGTTTTTCCAACATTTTAAGCTAGCTCTTCATTTTCAATCTCTCAACTTTTGGCTG GCGCTAATGAGAGACTTGATGTCAAAGCCAAAGGCTGTTGCTCACTCAGCTGGAGATGGTTCTGATCCGGTCGATTTTGAAAAGAGAAAAATCTTAAGTTTTTTGAATGATGAAATATGTAGTGCAATTCTGGATGTATCTTTCCAACACATGCTCAAGAGAGAAAAAGTAATTCACGGAACAACATTTTCTTTGGGGCAGTTGGAATTATGGAGTGATGATGTTGAGGACAAGGGGACTTTTGGCCAGTATCGTTCAAAGTTG TTAGAACTGATCAAGTTGGTTGCCTTATACAAGCCTCTTATAGCCGGTTCTAAAGTTTCTGAAAGAATTGATACAATCATCAAAAGCCTCTTGCTTTCTCCAATGCCTGCTCAG GACTTAGCTGTGATGGAAAGCATGCAGTTGGCTTTAGAAAATGTTGTAAGCACTATTTTCGATGGATCAAATGAAATTGCCGGGGGTCATTCTGAAGTTCAACTTGGACTATGCAGAatatttgaag GTTTGCTTCAGCAACTTCTTTCTTTGAAATGGACTGAGCCAGCTCTTGTGGAAGTACTTGGGCACTACTTGGATGCAATGGGTTCATTTTTGAAGTATTTTCCGGATGCCGTGGGCAGTGTCATTAATAAATTATTTGAGCTCCTAAATTCGCTCCCTTTTGTTGTTAAG CAGGATCCATCTACAAGTAGTGCACGGTATGCAAGGCTGCAAATCTGTACATCGTTTATTCGTATCGCCAAAACTGCTGACACAAGTGTTCTGCCTCACATGAAG GGTATAGCCGACACCATGGCGTATATGAAAAGAGAAGGTTCTTTACTTCGTGGTGAACACAATCTCTTAGGTGAAGCGTTTCTTGTCATGGCTTCTGCTGCTGG AATTCAGCAGCAGCAAGAAGTTCTGGCCTGGTTACTAGAACCTTTAAGCCAGCAATGGACGCAGATTGAGTGGCAAAATAATTATCTATCTGAACCACTTGGTCTTGTTCGCTTGTGCTCCGAGACCCCAGTTATGTGGTCAGTTTTCCACACTATCACATTCTTTGAGAAGGCACTTAAGAGAAGTGGAACCAGAAAAGCCCAGTCAAATCTACAACACAATTCAACAGAAAGTTCTATGCCCTTGCACCCAATGGCTTCTCATCTATCATGGATGCTGCCACCTCTTCCAAAA CTGTTTCGTGTCTTACATTCCCTTTGGTCTCCGTCTGTATTCCAAATATTACCTGGAGAGATTAAAGCTGCAATGACCATGAGTGATGTTGAGAAATTCAGTCTTCTTGGTGAAGGAAACCCTAAATTGCTAAAGGGTACCATAGCCTTTGCCAATGGATCCCATATCAGCACAAGTAAGGAAGGATATGTGGAGTCAAATGAATCAGACATACGAAATTGGTTGAAAGGTATCAGAGACAGTGG GTACAATGTATTGGGCCTGGCAACCACTATTGGGGACTCATTTTACAAATGTCTGGATAGTCAATCTGTTGCTCTAGCTCTAGTGGAGAATATACATTCAATGGAATTCAGGCATATCCGGCTGCTTGTTCATTCAGTTTTGATTCCTTTGGTTAAATTTTGTCCTGTGGATTTGTGGGAGGCATGGTTGGAAAAGCTCTTGCTCCCATTATttcaacactcccaacaggctCTCAGTTGCTCATGGTCCGGTCTTCTACATGAAGGGAGAGCAAAGGTCCCAGATGCCCATGCCATAATAGCTGGGTCGGACTTAAAAGTGGAAGTAATGGAAGAAAAGCTACTTAGGGATCTAACACGGGAGATTTGTTCACTCCTCTCTGTTATAGCTTCGCCGCAGCTAAATACTGGGCTTCCTTCCTTGGAGCACTCTGGGCATGTTCATCGTGTTGACGTATCTTCCCTCAAAGAATTGGATGCATTCGCATCAAGCTCCATGGTTGG TTTCCTTTTGAAGCACAAAGGCCTTGCCCTTCCAGCGCTGCAGATATGTTTAGAAGCTTTTACATGGACAGATGGTGAAGCCATGACAAAAGTTTCTTCCTTCTGTTCTTCTTTGATTGGTTTAGCGGTATCGACAAATAGTGTGGAGCTCCTACAATTTGTTTCTAAGGATCTATTTTCTGCAATTATCCAAGGTTTAGCCCTTGAGTCAAATGCTTTCATCAGTGCCGATTTGATTGGTCACTGTCGTGATATATACATACATCTTTGCGATAGAGATCCAACTCCTAGGCAG ATTCTGCTCTCGCTCCCATGTATCAAACAACATGATTTGCTTGCGTTTGAAGAAGCTTTGACGAAGACATCCAGTCCCAAAGAACAAAAGCAACATATGAAAAGCTTGCTTGTCTTAGCTACTGGAAACAAGTTAAAGGCGCTTGCTGTTCAGAAAAGCGTCAATGTCATAACGAATGTATCAA CGAGGCCTCGCAGCACGGCCAACACCAAAGAAACCAGAGTGGACGATGGAGAGACTGTTGGGCTGGCAGCCATATTGTGA
- the LOC103434133 gene encoding probable serine/threonine-protein kinase At1g54610 → MGCVISREASSGVNSESKGERRDLSVESTGKVDAVVVPKVDSKTAEVHVGGGEGKKEENVHGGEKPPRGERRRSKPNPRSGNVPKQSRGAQVAAGWPPWLTEACGEALNGWIPRKADTFEKIDKIGSGTYSNVYKAKDMLTGKIVALKKVRFDNLEPESVRFMAREILILRRLDHINVVKLEGLVTSRMSCSLYLVLEYMEHDLAGLAASPEIKFTEPQVKCYMHQLLSGLEHCHNRGVLHRDIKGSNLLIDNGGVLKIADYGLASFFDPNHKHPMTSRVVTLWYRPPELLLGATDYGVGVDLWSAGCILAELLAGKPIMPGRTEVEQLHKIYKLCGSPSDEYWRKAKLPNATLFRPREPYRRCIREAFKDFPPSSFPLIETLLAIDPAERQTATAALSSVFFLSEPYACEPSSLPKYPPTKEIDAKRRDDEARRLRAAGRSQADGPKKTRTRERAPRGGMPAPEANAELQSNIDRRRLITHANAKSKSEKFPPPHQDGAVGYPLGSSHHFDPALVPPDVPFSTTSFSYPKESLQAWSGPLVEPASAGGPRRKKHTGHDGRETSKSYTGNLREKHDNARVKGKRSAA, encoded by the exons ATGGGCTGTGTGATTAGTAGAGAAGCTTCTTCGGGAGTCAATTCCGAGTCGAAGGGGGAGAGGAGGGATTTGAGTGTAGAGTCTACTGGGAAGGTAGATGCTGTTGTGGTGCCGAAGGTAGATAGTAAAACCGCCGAGGTTCATGTTGGTGGGGGAGAGGGCAAGAAGGAGGAGAATGTCCATGGAGGTGAGAAACCTCCGAGGGGGGAGAGAAGGCGATCGAAGCCAAACCCGAGGTCAGGTAATGTACCAAAGCAATCGCGTGGCGCCCAAGTGGCGGCCGGCTGGCCACCCTGGCTCACTGAGGCATGTGGGGAGGCGCTCAATGGGTGGATTCCACGGAAAGCAGACACGTTTGAGAAAATTGATAAG ATTGGGTCAGGAACGTATAGTAATGTGTACAAAGCTAAAGATATGTTGACGGGGAAAATTGTTGCCCTAAAGAAAGTTAGATTTGACAATTTGGAGCCCGAGAGTGTGAGATTTATGGCTAGAGAAATTCTAATTTTGCGGAGATTGGATCATATCAATGTTGTAAAGTTGGAGGGTCTGGTTACGTCAAGAATGTCATGTAGTTTGTACCTGGTGTTGGAATACATGGAGCATGATCTAGCTGGGCTTGCTGCAAGCCCCGAAATTAAATTTACAGAACCACAG GTAAAATGTTACATGCATCAACTTCTATCTGGACTTGAGCACTGTCACAACCGTGGTGTGCTTCACCGTGACATTAAAGGATCAAATCTTTTGATTGACAATGGAGGAGTACTTAAAATTGCTGACTATGGGTTGGCTTCTTTTTTTGATCCAAACCATAAGCATCCAATGACTAGTCGGGTGGTTACTCTATGGTATCGACCTCCCGAGCTCCTTCTTGGGGCTACTGATTACGGTGTGGGTGTGGACCTCTGGAGTGCAGGTTGCATTTTAGCGGAGTTACTAGCTGGGAAACCTATCATGCCTGGTCGTACCGAG GTGGAGCAACTACATAAGATATACAAACTATGTGGTTCACCTTCAGATGAATACTGGAGGAAAGCAAAGTTGCCCAATGCAACGCTATTTAGGCCTCGGGAGCCTTACAGAAGATGCATAAGAGAAGCATTCAAAGATTTTCCCCCATCTTCATTTCCCCTTATCGAAACTCTTCTTGCAATTGATCCAGCAGAACGTCAGACAGCCACAGCTGCATTGAGTAGTGTG TTTTTCCTGTCAGAGCCTTATGCTTGTGAACCTTCTAGCCTCCCAAAGTATCCCCCAACCAAAGAAATAGATGCCAAACGCCGGGACGATGAAGCTCGTAG ACTACGAGCTGCTGGTAGATCCCAGGCTGATGGTCCAAAGAAAACACGCACACGGGAAAGGGCTCCTAGGGGTGGTATGCCGGCTCCAGAAGCCAATGCGGAGCTTCAGTCCAATATTGAT AGAAGACGCCTAATTACGCATGCAAATGCAAAGAGCAAAAGCGAAAAGTTTCCTCCACCGCATCAGGATGGAGCAGTTGGCTACCCTTTGGGATCTTCACATCACTTTGATCCTGCCCTCGTTCCTCCTGATGTCCCTTTCAGTACAACCTCATTCAGTTATCCTAAAGAATCACTACAGGCTTGGTCAGGTCCGTTGGTCGAACCTGCTTCTGCCGGTGGTCCAAGACGGAAGAAGCATACTGGACACGATGGGCGAGAAACTTCAAAATCCTATACAGGAAACCTTAGAGAGAAACATGACAATGCTCGTGTTAAGGGAAAGAGAAGTGCGGCTTGA
- the LOC103434134 gene encoding probable nucleolar protein 5-2 translates to MLVLFETPAGFALFKVLDEGKLSKVEDLWKDFSSADKARQVVKLKAFSKFENTSEALEAATLLIDSKPSKGLRKFLKAHCSGETLAVSDSKLGNIIKEKLKIDCVHNNAVMELMRGVRAQLTELIAGLQVQDLAPMSLGLSHSLSRFKLKFSADKVDTMVIQAIGLLDDLDKELNTYAMRVREWYGWHFPELAKIVQDNILYAKAVKLMGYRSNAAKLDFSEILPEEVETELKDAAMISMGTEVSELDLMNIKELCDQVLSLSEYRAQLYDYLKNRMNTIAPNLTALVGELVGARLISHGGSLLNLAKQPGSTVQILGAEKALFRALKTKHATPKYGLIYHASLIGKAAPKLKGKISRSLASKAALAIRVDALGDGQDNSMGVENYQKLEARLRNLEGRELGHHAGSAKGKPKIEVYDKDRKKGAAGLITAAKAYNPAADSVLGKTTPSKTEKPVAEVPVAEDKKEKKKKKRKADDEDMPDGNGNVEPIVEEPAKKERKKKKKHSADDAEVVAAVENEDAGDKKKRKRKHAEEEETEVPSEKKEKKKKKKSKD, encoded by the exons ATGCTCGTCTTGTTCGAGACTCCGGCGGGGTTTGCCTTATTTAAAGTGCTGGATGAAGGGAAGCTCTCCAAAGTTGAG GACTTATGGAAGGATTTTTCAAGTGCAGATAAAGCTAGACAG GTTGTGAAACTGAAAGCTTTCTCCAAGTTTGAGAATACATCAGAAGCTTTGGAAGCAGCAACCCTGTTGATTGACAGTAAACCCAGCAAAGGACTACGCAAATTCTTGAAAGCGCACTGCAGTGGTGAGACGCTAGCTGTTTCCGATTCTAAGCTTGGAAACATCATTAAGGAAAAACTG AAAATAGACTGTGTTCACAACAATGCTGTGATGGAGTTGATGAGAGGTGTAAGAGCTCAGTTGACTGAGCTCATAGCTGGTCTACAAGTTCAAGATCTGGCACCAATGAGCTTGGGTTTATCTCACAGCTTATCTCGATTCAAGCTCAAGTTCAGTGCTGATAAG GTTGATACAATGGTTATTCAAGCCATTGGTTTGCTTGATGATCTTGATAAAGAGCTAAATACATATGCAATGAGGGTTCGAGAATGGTATGGTTGGCATTTTCCAGAGCTTGCTAAGATTGTTCAGGACAACATCCTTTATGCGAAGGCAGTGAAGCTGATGGGCTATCGTTCTAATGCTGCAAAGCTTGACTTCTCCGAG ATATTGCCAGAGGAGGTTGAAACTGAATTGAAGGATGCGGCAATGATATCCATGGGAACAGAAGTTAGCGAGCTTGATTTGATGAACATCAAAGAGCTCTGTGACCAAGTCCTTTCTCTCTCTGAGTACAGAGCTCAGCTATATGACTATTTGAAAAATAGGATGAACACCATTGCACCAAATTTGACTGCTCTTGTTGGAGAGCTCGTCGGTGCTCGCCTCATTTCCCATGGTGGTAGCTTGTTGAACCTTGCAAAGCAGCCTGGAAGCACAGTTCAGATTCTTGGAGCTGAAAAGGCCCTCTTCAGAGCACTGAAGACCAAGCATGCAACACCTAAATATGGGCTTATCTACCATGCATCCTTGATTGGTAAAGCAGCGCCAAAGCTGAAGGGTAAAATTTCTCGGTCACTTGCTAGTAAAGCTGCGTTGGCAATTCGAGTTGATGCTCTTGGAGACGGTCAAGATAACTCAATGGGAGTGGAAAATTATCAAAAG CTTGAAGCACGGTTAAGGAATCTTGAAGGCAGAGAATTAGGTCACCATGCTGGGTCAGCTAAAGGCAAACCAAAGATTGAAGTCTATGACAAGGATCGCAAGAAGGGAGCCGCAGGATTGATAACTGCTGCCAAG GCATATAATCCTGCAGCAGATTCGGTTCTTGGGAAAACGACACCTTCCAAGACCGAGAAACCAGTTGCCGAGGTTCCTGTCGCTGAAgataagaaagagaagaagaaaaagaagaggaaggctGATGACGAGGACATGCCTGATGGAAATGGCAATGTGGAACCCATAGTTGAGGAGCCTGCAAAgaaggaaaggaagaagaaaaagaaacattcagCTGATGATGCCGAAGTAGTTGCTGCAGTTGAAAATGAAGACGCGGGAgacaagaagaagaggaaaagaaagcatgctgaagaagaagaaacggagGTGCCAAgcgagaagaaagagaaaaagaagaagaagaagagcaagGATTGA